In Myxococcales bacterium, a single window of DNA contains:
- a CDS encoding efflux RND transporter permease subunit: MIDRLIALSVRSRGLVVVLALVFLVIGLFASTKVAIDAVPDVTNVQVQVITAAPTLGPVDVETSVTFPVERSMAGLPKLAEVRSVSRAGISVVTLVFSDEMPIFLARQLVGERLAQAARDIPAGYGTPELGPVSSGLGEVYHFEVRGPQSLMERHRILEWLIAPRLRLVPGVVEVNTFGGEAKTLELTLEPERMAAARVGVAEVVRALEQNHLAAGGAYIVDGRENVTVRGEGRIVTPEDLGSVVVSTEPGRAPLTLRDVGTPRYAPMVRYGAVTRDGRAEEAVVGVVMMLRDANSGRVVGDTKAAIAEIQKTLPEGCVIDAYYDRTELVRRTVRTVSKNLVEACVLVLVVLFVMLANVRAGLVVAVTIPLALLGVFVGMWGFGISGNLISLGAIDFGLVVDGAIILVENAIRRMGERRAQLGRTLTDEERQEVVIASSIEVRSATTFGEAIIALVYVPIIALGGTEGRMFRPMALTVLFALGSAFVLSLTVVPALASWALSRDTVDTHSPVLRLADRLYVPALAWATRWPRLVGGATVAIFAVSLTLGARMGKEFLPKLDEGTAVLAMVRLPSVSLEQSLEQSRRLEKTLLTFPEVTSVVCRTGRAEIAVDPMGINMTDVYVMLKPREEWTTARDREGLVEAFDKKISVEVPGAGFGFTQPIEMNTNDLLAGIESDLAIHLYGHDLTLLRQNADRMVRVLRQIPGAKDVRAEQIAGFNVLTVSVDRVAIARAGLSAKAVLDTVSALGGMQVGDVVEQGERFPLQVRFAESARRDRESIAALPVRAPDGRLVPLGQLARIELGPGPSQVSRERLQRRITVQLNVRGRDVGSFVGEAHARLDRDIKLPPGYFTEWAGEYERFKNATAQLAVVVPITLALILVLLVATFGKFRPALVIFLNVPMSISGGLFALLLRGEPFSISAGVGFIALFGVAVLNGLVLVSSVEHLRGEGVAALEAVRLGATGRLRPVLTTALVASLGFLPMALATGAGAEVQRPLATVVIGGLLSSTLLTLLVLPAIYGTLLEREERAGAARKLPSLAE; this comes from the coding sequence TTGATCGACCGCCTCATCGCGCTCTCCGTTCGCTCGCGAGGCCTCGTCGTCGTCCTCGCGCTCGTCTTCCTGGTCATCGGCCTCTTCGCCAGCACCAAGGTGGCGATCGACGCCGTGCCCGACGTCACCAACGTGCAGGTGCAGGTCATCACCGCCGCGCCCACGCTCGGCCCGGTGGACGTGGAGACGAGCGTCACCTTCCCGGTCGAGCGCAGCATGGCCGGCCTCCCGAAGCTCGCGGAGGTGCGCAGCGTCTCGCGCGCGGGCATCTCGGTCGTCACGCTCGTCTTCAGCGACGAGATGCCGATTTTCCTCGCGCGTCAGCTCGTCGGTGAGCGCCTCGCGCAGGCCGCGCGAGACATCCCCGCCGGCTACGGCACGCCCGAGCTCGGCCCGGTGTCGAGCGGGCTCGGCGAGGTGTACCACTTCGAGGTGAGGGGCCCGCAGTCGCTCATGGAGCGGCACCGCATCCTCGAGTGGCTCATCGCCCCGCGGCTCCGCCTCGTGCCTGGCGTGGTCGAGGTGAACACCTTCGGTGGCGAGGCCAAGACCCTCGAGCTCACGCTCGAGCCCGAGCGCATGGCCGCGGCGCGCGTCGGGGTCGCCGAGGTCGTGCGCGCGCTCGAGCAGAACCACCTGGCCGCCGGCGGCGCCTACATCGTGGACGGCCGCGAGAACGTCACCGTCCGCGGCGAGGGGCGCATCGTCACTCCCGAGGATCTGGGGAGCGTCGTCGTGAGCACCGAGCCCGGCCGCGCGCCGCTCACCCTGCGCGACGTGGGCACGCCGCGGTACGCCCCCATGGTGCGGTATGGCGCCGTCACGCGCGACGGCCGCGCCGAGGAGGCCGTGGTCGGCGTCGTGATGATGCTCCGGGACGCGAACAGCGGGCGCGTCGTAGGCGACACGAAGGCCGCGATCGCCGAGATCCAGAAGACCCTCCCCGAGGGCTGCGTCATCGACGCCTACTACGACCGCACCGAGCTCGTGCGGCGCACGGTCCGCACGGTCTCGAAGAACCTCGTCGAGGCGTGCGTGCTCGTGCTCGTCGTGCTCTTCGTGATGCTCGCCAACGTGCGCGCTGGGCTCGTGGTCGCGGTCACGATCCCGCTCGCGCTCCTCGGCGTGTTCGTCGGGATGTGGGGGTTCGGCATCTCCGGCAACCTCATCAGCCTCGGCGCCATCGATTTCGGCCTCGTCGTCGACGGCGCGATCATCCTGGTCGAGAACGCGATCCGTCGCATGGGCGAGCGCCGCGCGCAGCTCGGGCGCACGCTCACCGACGAGGAGCGCCAGGAGGTGGTCATCGCGTCGAGCATCGAGGTGCGCTCCGCCACCACCTTCGGCGAGGCGATCATCGCGCTCGTGTACGTGCCCATCATCGCCCTCGGGGGCACCGAAGGGCGCATGTTCCGGCCGATGGCGCTCACCGTGCTCTTCGCGCTCGGCTCGGCGTTCGTGCTGTCGCTCACCGTGGTGCCCGCGCTCGCGTCGTGGGCGCTCTCGCGCGACACGGTGGACACGCACAGCCCCGTGCTGCGCCTGGCCGACCGGCTCTACGTGCCCGCGCTCGCGTGGGCGACGCGCTGGCCGAGGCTGGTGGGCGGAGCCACCGTCGCCATCTTCGCTGTCTCCCTCACCCTCGGCGCGCGCATGGGCAAGGAGTTCCTGCCCAAGCTCGACGAGGGCACGGCGGTGCTCGCGATGGTGCGCCTGCCGAGCGTCTCGCTCGAGCAGTCGCTCGAGCAGTCGCGCAGGCTCGAGAAGACCCTGCTCACCTTCCCGGAGGTCACGAGCGTGGTGTGCCGCACGGGGCGCGCCGAGATCGCCGTAGACCCCATGGGCATCAACATGACCGACGTGTACGTCATGTTGAAGCCTCGCGAGGAGTGGACCACCGCGCGCGACCGCGAAGGGCTCGTGGAGGCCTTCGACAAGAAGATCTCCGTCGAGGTGCCGGGCGCCGGCTTCGGGTTCACCCAGCCCATCGAGATGAACACGAACGATCTGCTCGCGGGCATCGAGAGCGATCTCGCGATCCACCTCTACGGGCACGACCTCACGCTCCTTCGGCAGAACGCCGACCGCATGGTGCGCGTGCTGCGGCAGATCCCCGGCGCAAAGGATGTCCGGGCCGAGCAAATCGCGGGCTTCAACGTGCTCACCGTGAGCGTCGATCGCGTCGCGATCGCGCGCGCCGGCCTCTCGGCGAAGGCCGTGCTCGACACCGTGTCGGCCCTCGGCGGGATGCAGGTCGGCGACGTCGTCGAACAGGGCGAGCGCTTCCCGTTGCAGGTGCGCTTCGCGGAGTCGGCCCGCAGAGACCGGGAGTCCATCGCGGCGCTCCCCGTGCGCGCGCCCGACGGTCGCCTCGTGCCGCTCGGGCAGCTCGCGCGCATCGAGCTTGGCCCAGGGCCGTCTCAAGTGAGTCGTGAGCGCCTGCAGCGCCGCATCACCGTCCAGCTGAACGTGCGCGGCCGCGACGTCGGCTCGTTCGTCGGGGAGGCCCACGCCCGCCTCGACCGCGACATCAAGCTCCCGCCAGGTTACTTCACCGAGTGGGCCGGCGAATACGAGCGCTTCAAGAACGCCACGGCCCAGCTCGCGGTGGTGGTGCCCATCACGCTCGCGCTCATTCTCGTGTTGCTGGTGGCGACGTTCGGCAAGTTCCGCCCGGCGCTGGTGATTTTCCTCAACGTGCCCATGAGCATTTCGGGAGGTCTCTTCGCGCTGCTCCTGCGCGGAGAGCCTTTCAGCATCTCGGCGGGCGTGGGCTTCATCGCCCTGTTCGGCGTCGCCGTGTTGAACGGCCTCGTGCTCGTCTCCAGCGTCGAGCACCTGCGCGGCGAGGGCGTCGCGGCGCTCGAGGCCGTGCGCCTCGGGGCGACGGGCCGCCTCCGCCCGGTGCTCACCACCGCCCTCGTCGCGTCGCTCGGCTTCTTGCCCATGGCGCTCGCCACCGGGGCGGGGGCCGAGGTGCAGCGGCCGCTCGCGACGGTCGTCATCGGCGGCCTGCTCTCTTCGACGCTGCTCACGCTGCTCGTGCTCCCGGCCATCTACGGGACGCTCCTCGAGCGTGAGGAGCGCGCGGGCGCGGCGCGCAAACTGCCCAGCTTAGCTGAGTGA
- a CDS encoding efflux RND transporter periplasmic adaptor subunit has product MSGPLQSLVDALRRPTGRATARATCAAVAIVALGAACKGRDPPAAPAKAAAKEPGVDVSLSPVALEAAGIVVAPVVTQPRRSSVTLVGVVDFSPSRVARVGPNISGRVGSVNVAPGQVVARGAVVATLVGVEVGRARADWASAKARLDLASLEVEREQKMNDAGASSDRSLQTARNEKRQAEAELRAAEGRLSTLGVRGAEGPVSSTVPLVTPLAGTVLEVHARVGQPVGATDTLVVVGETTEVWLSVDVYERDLAKVHERDEARVSAIAYPDATFAGKVDHVDTTVDPERRVLRARIVLPNADGRLKPGMSAVARVLGAPETTDGGALAVVTVPRGAVQTIDGAPFVFVEKAKGKFELRAIERGQDLEGAVEVLRGLVAGEPVVSSGSFILKSEVLREQMGSND; this is encoded by the coding sequence ATGTCTGGCCCGCTCCAGAGTCTCGTCGACGCGCTCCGCCGTCCGACCGGTCGAGCGACCGCGCGCGCGACCTGCGCCGCCGTCGCGATCGTGGCGCTCGGAGCGGCGTGCAAGGGCAGGGACCCCCCCGCGGCCCCGGCCAAGGCCGCGGCGAAGGAGCCCGGGGTGGACGTCTCCCTCTCGCCGGTCGCGCTCGAAGCCGCGGGCATCGTCGTGGCCCCCGTGGTGACGCAGCCGCGTCGCTCGAGCGTCACCCTGGTGGGAGTGGTCGACTTCAGCCCGAGCCGCGTCGCGCGGGTGGGGCCGAACATCTCGGGTCGCGTGGGGAGCGTCAACGTCGCGCCGGGGCAGGTCGTCGCGCGGGGCGCGGTCGTCGCCACGCTGGTGGGCGTGGAGGTCGGGCGCGCCCGGGCCGACTGGGCCTCCGCCAAGGCGCGGCTCGACCTCGCGTCGCTCGAGGTCGAGCGAGAACAGAAGATGAACGACGCGGGCGCGTCGTCCGACAGAAGCCTGCAGACCGCACGCAACGAGAAGCGCCAGGCGGAGGCAGAGCTCCGCGCGGCGGAGGGCCGGCTGTCCACCCTCGGAGTGCGGGGGGCCGAGGGGCCGGTGTCGTCCACGGTGCCGCTCGTGACGCCTCTCGCCGGGACGGTGCTGGAGGTGCACGCGCGCGTCGGGCAGCCGGTCGGCGCGACCGACACGCTCGTGGTCGTCGGCGAGACCACCGAGGTGTGGCTCTCGGTCGACGTGTACGAACGGGACCTCGCGAAGGTGCACGAGCGCGACGAGGCGCGGGTCTCCGCGATCGCGTACCCAGACGCGACGTTCGCGGGCAAGGTGGACCACGTCGACACGACGGTCGATCCCGAGCGCCGCGTCCTCCGGGCGCGCATCGTCCTGCCGAACGCCGACGGTCGCCTCAAGCCTGGCATGTCGGCCGTGGCGCGGGTGCTCGGCGCTCCGGAGACCACCGACGGTGGCGCCCTCGCGGTCGTCACGGTGCCTCGCGGCGCGGTGCAGACCATCGACGGCGCGCCCTTCGTGTTCGTGGAGAAGGCAAAGGGCAAGTTCGAGCTGCGCGCCATCGAGCGGGGTCAAGACCTGGAGGGCGCGGTCGAGGTGTTGCGTGGGCTCGTGGCCGGCGAGCCCGTGGTCTCGTCGGGCTCGTTCATCCTGAAGAGCGAGGTCCTCCGCGAGCAGATGGGATCGAACGATTGA
- a CDS encoding hemerythrin domain-containing protein, protein MTDVNAMPAAERSRAAMHATDLLVQEHDLILRGLAVLGRLAWLAQQAPQEAPAIVEPPFPVADGRAMVTFLRELADGRHHAKEEQVLFPALEAAGIARSGGPLGCMLAEHDHGRAAIRAMDAALSAAASDPGAWRTFAVAAHTYVHLLSAHIYKENNVLFRMAEQALGPAEDPRLMAAYAAAERTSGLAETATYVTLLEQLEARYPAASATPNARELDGAHP, encoded by the coding sequence ATGACCGATGTCAACGCCATGCCGGCGGCGGAGAGGTCTCGTGCCGCCATGCACGCGACCGACCTCCTCGTTCAGGAACACGACCTCATCCTCCGCGGGCTCGCGGTCCTCGGCCGGCTCGCCTGGCTGGCGCAGCAGGCCCCGCAGGAGGCCCCGGCCATCGTGGAGCCACCGTTCCCTGTCGCCGACGGCCGGGCGATGGTCACGTTCCTTCGCGAGCTCGCCGACGGCCGCCACCACGCGAAGGAGGAGCAGGTGCTCTTCCCGGCGCTGGAGGCGGCGGGCATCGCGCGGAGCGGCGGGCCGCTCGGCTGCATGCTGGCCGAGCACGATCACGGACGCGCGGCGATCCGCGCGATGGACGCGGCCCTCTCCGCCGCCGCGTCGGACCCGGGCGCGTGGCGCACGTTCGCGGTCGCCGCGCACACCTACGTACACCTACTAAGCGCCCATATTTACAAGGAAAACAACGTACTGTTCCGCATGGCCGAGCAGGCCCTGGGGCCCGCAGAAGACCCGCGGCTCATGGCCGCCTACGCCGCGGCCGAGCGCACGTCCGGGCTCGCGGAGACGGCCACGTACGTGACCCTCCTCGAGCAGCTCGAGGCGCGCTACCCGGCCGCCAGCGCCACGCCGAATGCGCGCGAGCTCGACGGCGCCCATCCATAG
- a CDS encoding DsbA family oxidoreductase, translating into MEKLRVDIWSDIACPWCYVGKRRLEAALARFDERESVEVVWRSFELDPSAKGAPGPTVDGDYAARLARKYRTSPAQAEGMISNMTATGVAEGLELRFDRARVCNTFDAHRLLHWASQQGPTQQGALKERLLRAYFTEGEALDDLDTLARLAGDVGLSAEAARAALATTEGAREVRADEAMAQSIGVTGVPFFVFDGHIGVSGAQPPEVLLGALRRAWSDASDASEATDATDASEGERCDPDGCDAGRPRA; encoded by the coding sequence ATGGAGAAGCTCCGCGTCGACATCTGGTCCGACATTGCCTGCCCGTGGTGCTACGTCGGCAAGCGGCGCCTGGAGGCTGCGCTCGCGCGCTTCGACGAGCGGGAGTCCGTCGAGGTCGTCTGGCGGTCGTTCGAGCTCGACCCCTCCGCGAAGGGCGCGCCGGGCCCCACGGTCGACGGCGACTACGCCGCGCGCCTCGCGCGGAAGTACCGCACCTCGCCCGCGCAGGCCGAGGGGATGATCTCGAACATGACGGCGACCGGCGTCGCCGAGGGGCTCGAGCTCCGCTTCGATCGCGCGCGGGTCTGCAACACGTTCGACGCGCATCGGCTGCTCCACTGGGCGTCGCAGCAGGGGCCGACCCAGCAAGGCGCTTTGAAGGAGCGCCTGCTTCGCGCCTACTTCACCGAGGGCGAGGCGCTGGACGACCTCGATACGCTCGCCCGCCTCGCCGGCGACGTGGGCCTGTCCGCTGAAGCGGCGCGCGCCGCGCTCGCGACGACCGAAGGGGCTCGGGAGGTTCGCGCGGACGAGGCGATGGCGCAGAGCATCGGGGTCACCGGGGTGCCGTTCTTCGTGTTCGACGGGCACATCGGCGTGTCCGGCGCGCAGCCGCCCGAGGTGCTGCTCGGGGCCCTCCGGCGTGCGTGGAGCGACGCGAGCGACGCCAGCGAAGCGACCGACGCGACCGACGCGAGCGAGGGCGAGCGGTGCGATCCGGACGGATGCGACGCCGGGCGGCCTCGCGCCTGA
- a CDS encoding SH3 domain-containing protein — protein MRPTAILALVALALPLTLGPLGCAVEPTDSLRGGAAGGGSEEATAGGEAGDDAPMVAADDGVAPTDPSGAAFTDPAGAGVEGFAPGAGTTEVRSTANVNLRTGASTSHTILAVVPNGTVVKLLSTTLNNGFLRVEYRGTAGWSHSNYYAPTAPSSGAPSGGGTSGGSVSGGPSPANAIARARASVGFSYWWGGGAWLGSGPSSSTRGSCSGSCPSCSHSGRYGADCSGMVGKAWQYGDVDLADNSHPYSTFDFARGSSRWSSVSRGALRGGDAMVYNSNGAGHIVLYERGDGWGSPTVFECRGCAYGCVYNTRNFTSAYGGVRRSGF, from the coding sequence ATGCGCCCCACAGCAATTCTCGCGCTCGTCGCGCTCGCCCTCCCGCTCACCCTCGGCCCGCTCGGCTGCGCGGTCGAGCCCACCGACTCCCTCCGCGGCGGCGCCGCCGGTGGTGGCAGCGAAGAGGCCACGGCCGGTGGCGAGGCGGGCGACGACGCGCCCATGGTCGCCGCGGACGACGGCGTGGCGCCGACCGATCCGTCAGGCGCCGCCTTCACCGATCCGGCGGGCGCCGGCGTGGAGGGGTTCGCGCCGGGAGCCGGCACCACCGAGGTGCGCTCCACGGCGAACGTGAACCTTCGGACCGGTGCCTCTACGAGCCACACGATCCTCGCGGTCGTGCCCAACGGCACGGTCGTGAAGCTGCTCTCGACGACGCTCAACAACGGCTTCCTGCGGGTCGAATACCGTGGCACGGCGGGCTGGTCTCACTCGAACTACTACGCGCCCACGGCGCCGTCTTCGGGCGCACCCTCCGGCGGTGGCACCTCGGGGGGGAGCGTGAGCGGCGGGCCGTCCCCGGCGAACGCGATCGCGCGGGCGCGCGCCTCCGTGGGGTTCTCGTACTGGTGGGGCGGCGGCGCCTGGCTGGGGAGCGGCCCGAGCTCATCGACCCGGGGCTCGTGCTCGGGCAGCTGCCCCTCCTGCTCGCACTCGGGCCGCTACGGGGCCGACTGCTCCGGGATGGTCGGCAAGGCGTGGCAGTACGGCGACGTGGACCTCGCGGACAACTCTCACCCCTACAGCACCTTCGACTTCGCGCGCGGCTCCAGCCGCTGGTCCAGCGTGTCGCGCGGCGCGCTCCGCGGCGGCGACGCGATGGTCTACAACTCGAACGGCGCGGGCCACATCGTCCTCTACGAGCGCGGCGACGGCTGGGGTTCGCCCACGGTCTTCGAGTGCCGCGGCTGCGCCTACGGGTGCGTGTACAATACGCGCAACTTCACCTCTGCGTACGGCGGCGTGCGGCGCTCCGGCTTCTGA
- a CDS encoding protein kinase: MASAPTDSRYATLLKLASGGMATVWIGTARGGMGFRQLVAIKKPHPHLLDRAELRAELLAEAALASSIRHVNVVDVRDVEVCDGAISLVMDYIEGASLSELLTSSLNGGPRITPAVAVRIALDALAGLHAAHELVDDRGKVVGLVHRDVSPQNILVGLDGVARVVDFGVAKFEKKGDATMGGQLKGKLAYMAPEYLRSEPFDRRVDVFAVGVVLWETLAAQRLFRGNHDADTVQKVLGAAAPAVSRFTPEAAPLEPVLARALSKNPAERYPTAAAMALELETLAAAAGLVATPRDVSELVKASVGDALEERRKKLREKSVDVPSVASLFEGVRAAEIAPPTVAEVVPHTQPLDARTLPLAGRGALAVGHTLPLEPTTAPLGGALGQAAPAEARTLPLEPGVPCAPAYAAPHSSDAGPPNLATMVSHPSGSSLPSTPTHPSRPSLPSVHDHGIVPGAARSVPIERVAGIVLAAGLAFSGLSLAIVAAVALGGSGRAADATPSTPAASIPREPAPPAVAPSLAPSMVASATAAPRPASMPAASAKAPARSAAPPPAPPPPRPAAPSATASTPAPIVRPGTPPPNPYAPQ; this comes from the coding sequence ATGGCTTCGGCGCCGACAGACTCGCGCTACGCGACGCTCCTGAAGCTCGCCTCCGGCGGTATGGCCACCGTGTGGATCGGCACGGCGCGGGGCGGGATGGGCTTTCGGCAGCTCGTCGCCATCAAGAAGCCGCACCCGCACCTGCTCGACCGCGCCGAGCTCCGCGCGGAGCTGCTGGCCGAGGCCGCGCTCGCGTCGTCGATTCGCCACGTGAACGTCGTCGACGTACGCGATGTCGAGGTCTGCGACGGCGCGATCTCGCTCGTCATGGACTACATCGAGGGGGCGTCGCTCTCCGAGCTGCTCACGAGCTCGCTCAACGGCGGTCCGCGGATCACGCCCGCCGTCGCGGTGCGCATCGCGCTCGACGCGCTGGCCGGCCTCCACGCGGCCCACGAGCTCGTCGACGACCGCGGAAAGGTCGTCGGCCTCGTGCATCGCGACGTGTCTCCGCAGAACATTCTCGTCGGCCTCGACGGGGTCGCGCGCGTGGTCGACTTCGGCGTGGCGAAGTTCGAGAAGAAGGGGGACGCCACGATGGGCGGGCAGCTCAAGGGCAAGCTCGCCTACATGGCCCCGGAGTACCTCCGCAGCGAGCCGTTCGACCGCCGAGTGGACGTCTTCGCGGTCGGGGTGGTGCTCTGGGAGACGCTCGCCGCGCAGAGGCTCTTTCGCGGAAACCACGACGCGGACACTGTGCAGAAGGTGCTCGGCGCCGCCGCGCCCGCGGTGTCGCGGTTCACCCCGGAGGCCGCGCCGCTCGAGCCTGTCCTCGCGCGGGCCCTCTCGAAGAATCCGGCCGAGCGCTACCCGACCGCCGCCGCGATGGCCCTCGAGCTCGAGACACTCGCGGCCGCGGCGGGGCTCGTCGCGACGCCGCGCGACGTGAGCGAGCTCGTGAAGGCGTCCGTCGGCGACGCCCTCGAGGAGCGCCGCAAAAAGCTCCGCGAGAAGAGCGTCGACGTCCCGTCGGTCGCGAGCCTCTTCGAAGGCGTCAGGGCGGCGGAGATCGCGCCGCCCACGGTCGCGGAGGTCGTGCCGCACACGCAGCCGCTCGACGCGCGCACTCTCCCGCTGGCCGGGCGTGGAGCGCTCGCTGTCGGACACACGCTGCCCCTCGAGCCCACGACCGCGCCGCTTGGCGGTGCGCTCGGCCAAGCGGCGCCGGCCGAGGCGCGGACCTTGCCGCTGGAGCCTGGCGTCCCTTGCGCGCCCGCGTACGCGGCTCCCCACTCCTCGGACGCGGGCCCTCCCAACCTCGCCACCATGGTGTCGCACCCGAGCGGATCAAGCTTGCCCAGCACGCCGACCCACCCGAGCAGGCCGAGCCTGCCGAGCGTTCATGACCACGGGATCGTGCCCGGTGCGGCGCGCAGCGTCCCCATCGAGCGCGTCGCTGGCATCGTGCTGGCCGCGGGCCTCGCCTTCAGCGGGCTCTCCCTCGCGATCGTCGCCGCGGTCGCCCTCGGCGGCTCGGGTCGCGCGGCCGACGCGACGCCCTCGACGCCGGCGGCCTCGATCCCCCGCGAGCCCGCGCCGCCTGCCGTGGCTCCGAGCCTCGCGCCGTCGATGGTTGCCTCCGCGACCGCCGCGCCGCGGCCCGCGTCGATGCCCGCGGCGTCCGCCAAGGCCCCCGCGCGCAGCGCAGCGCCGCCGCCGGCGCCGCCGCCGCCGCGGCCCGCCGCTCCCAGCGCCACGGCGTCGACGCCAGCGCCGATCGTGCGCCCGGGGACGCCGCCTCCCAACCCCTATGCCCCACAGTAG
- a CDS encoding NAD(P)/FAD-dependent oxidoreductase has translation MSGADEVQPEHPLRGGSARQADEADVVIVGAGHNGLVCALLLARAGLRVRVLEDKSVVGGACRTERPFRRAEAKDLPISSGAYLLGLVPPELLAKLELALPLRRRDPHYFLPTTTGKYLLLGGDAKANERAFEAFFSAADFRAHEAMNAELAALREDVAPTWLTEPLSIEATAERYVRPALRRAFVALCRGSVGDYLNRFGFESDLVKAMYATTDGFSGIDGGWESPGTGMNFLLHNMCRLPGADGTWMILEGGMGTLTSTLAAAAAALGARIETGRAVVEVEHEGGVARGVVLADGSRVRAGVVVCNADPFRMRDLLGRDRLPPGYNSRLDGYRRDGTTLKVNLALSALPRFSCLPEDRGQYGPTIHLLPEGPDVLGAVATAYAEARAGKLPRFPTIEWYMHTAIDPSLRDARGHHNSALFVQWVPHTLAESTWEAEEAGYVAHLLSLCDRFAPGTSDLVVDTFALTPPKIEAHFGMTRGHIHHVDNAFGFADRLPYRTPIAGVYSCSAGTHPGGGVIGAAGHNAAAAVLADLGKAG, from the coding sequence ATGAGCGGTGCAGACGAGGTTCAGCCTGAACACCCCCTGCGAGGCGGGAGCGCGCGCCAGGCCGACGAGGCCGACGTGGTCATCGTGGGCGCGGGCCACAACGGCCTCGTGTGCGCGCTGCTGCTTGCGCGCGCGGGCCTGCGTGTGAGGGTGCTCGAGGACAAGTCCGTGGTCGGCGGCGCCTGCCGCACCGAGCGCCCGTTTCGGCGCGCCGAGGCGAAGGACCTGCCCATCTCGAGCGGAGCGTATTTGCTCGGCCTCGTGCCGCCCGAGCTGCTCGCGAAGCTCGAGCTCGCGTTGCCGCTGCGACGGCGCGATCCGCACTATTTCCTGCCGACCACCACCGGGAAGTACCTGCTGCTCGGTGGGGACGCCAAGGCGAACGAGCGGGCGTTCGAGGCGTTCTTCAGCGCCGCCGACTTCCGCGCCCACGAGGCCATGAACGCCGAGCTCGCGGCCCTGCGCGAGGACGTGGCGCCCACCTGGCTGACCGAACCGCTCTCCATCGAGGCGACCGCCGAGCGCTACGTGCGCCCTGCTCTCCGGCGCGCGTTCGTGGCGCTCTGCCGGGGTTCCGTTGGCGACTACCTGAATCGCTTCGGCTTCGAGAGCGATCTCGTGAAGGCGATGTACGCCACGACCGACGGCTTCTCGGGGATCGACGGCGGGTGGGAGTCTCCAGGCACCGGCATGAACTTCTTGCTCCACAACATGTGCCGACTGCCAGGCGCCGACGGCACGTGGATGATCCTCGAGGGAGGAATGGGCACGCTCACGAGCACCCTCGCCGCCGCGGCTGCGGCCCTCGGCGCGCGCATCGAGACCGGGCGCGCGGTCGTCGAGGTCGAGCACGAGGGGGGCGTCGCTCGAGGCGTGGTGCTCGCCGACGGGTCGCGCGTCCGCGCGGGGGTCGTCGTGTGCAACGCCGATCCGTTCCGGATGCGCGACCTGCTGGGGCGCGACCGACTGCCGCCGGGCTACAACTCCCGCCTCGACGGCTACCGCCGGGACGGCACGACGCTGAAGGTGAACCTGGCGCTCTCGGCGCTGCCGCGGTTCTCGTGCCTGCCGGAAGACCGCGGGCAGTACGGGCCCACCATCCACCTGCTGCCCGAGGGGCCCGACGTCCTCGGCGCGGTCGCGACCGCGTACGCCGAGGCGCGCGCCGGCAAGCTGCCGCGCTTCCCGACCATCGAGTGGTACATGCACACCGCCATCGATCCCTCGCTCCGCGACGCGCGCGGCCACCACAACTCCGCGCTCTTCGTCCAGTGGGTGCCGCACACCCTCGCCGAGTCGACGTGGGAGGCAGAGGAGGCGGGCTACGTCGCGCACCTCTTGTCGCTCTGCGACCGCTTCGCGCCGGGCACGAGCGACCTCGTGGTCGACACGTTCGCCCTCACGCCGCCGAAGATCGAGGCGCACTTCGGCATGACCCGCGGCCACATCCACCACGTGGACAACGCGTTCGGCTTCGCCGACCGCCTGCCCTACCGCACGCCCATCGCCGGCGTCTACTCGTGCAGCGCCGGCACCCACCCGGGCGGCGGCGTGATTGGGGCCGCCGGGCACAACGCCGCCGCCGCGGTGCTCGCAGACCTCGGGAAGGCGGGATGA